The following are encoded in a window of Sutcliffiella horikoshii genomic DNA:
- a CDS encoding TnsA endonuclease C-terminal domain-containing protein has product MKPKNFQPVRKVNNKSSKLYPHSKGSFFSFKMNKEIEYESLSECYFFFFLDLNPKVKKYFPQPMKINIPVKNHEQDFSVWEHVPDVLVYWTSLDKKPTIYQIKYEIDQNDSKQKIANKYCEKYAQKNNYEYRVIEIISVDKTVMKNLKFLHSHLKERSYFKEIIPSILELFAKHTSLTVEEVCEKLNHKYRDLFILPTVYYLLANNLLGTNINVELGLHSVLSKEKYEIKLEKGLALEE; this is encoded by the coding sequence ATGAAACCTAAGAACTTCCAACCTGTTCGTAAAGTGAATAATAAAAGTAGCAAATTATATCCTCACAGTAAAGGATCATTCTTCAGTTTTAAGATGAATAAAGAGATTGAGTATGAATCATTAAGTGAATGTTATTTTTTCTTTTTTCTTGACCTGAATCCAAAAGTAAAGAAGTACTTCCCTCAACCTATGAAAATAAATATCCCAGTAAAAAACCATGAGCAGGACTTTTCGGTTTGGGAACACGTTCCTGACGTTTTAGTTTATTGGACTTCTTTAGATAAAAAGCCTACAATCTACCAAATTAAATATGAAATTGATCAAAACGATTCAAAACAAAAAATTGCCAATAAATATTGTGAAAAATATGCGCAAAAAAACAACTATGAATATCGTGTTATAGAAATTATTTCTGTAGATAAAACTGTAATGAAAAACTTAAAGTTTCTTCATAGTCATTTAAAGGAAAGAAGTTATTTTAAAGAGATAATACCTTCTATTCTTGAACTATTTGCTAAGCACACAAGTCTAACGGTTGAAGAAGTATGTGAAAAATTAAATCATAAGTATAGAGATTTATTTATATTGCCAACAGTTTATTATTTGTTAGCAAATAATTTATTAGGAACTAATATTAATGTTGAACTCGGATTGCATTCAGTTTTGTCAAAAGAAAAATATGAAATCAAATTAGAAAAAGGTTTAGCGTTGGAGGAATAA
- a CDS encoding TniB family NTP-binding protein, translating into MTFKNRVLNIRVEHPKMLEIYKIMDSLIKRPGKTRHLFIIGSSNVGKTIMAENYVEKYPKSLYKDEEGTEVDIMPVLYVEVPHPFTLMEFYYAIIDSLGAIRLESNPKVNDLKIRVHHLLKVQKVKLIIFDEINNILTSRINNSEAMDAIKHLSNKTGISLVLMGTPESKTLRALDEQYKSRYRPKTLTRFESCDDEFCDFLKRVEEQIKPPSPIGLGEKSTYFPQLLFEQSKGKIGYLIPIIQEAFGLMGIFEDSKEKIDHINFTPDLLNEAYEIIQGDMFDDAFEKAISFK; encoded by the coding sequence ATGACATTTAAAAACAGAGTTTTAAATATTAGAGTTGAGCACCCCAAAATGTTAGAAATTTATAAAATAATGGACTCTCTTATTAAGAGACCCGGGAAAACACGACATCTATTCATTATTGGTAGCTCTAATGTTGGTAAAACCATAATGGCAGAAAATTATGTAGAAAAATACCCGAAAAGTCTTTATAAAGATGAAGAAGGAACAGAGGTAGACATAATGCCAGTGCTATATGTAGAGGTACCTCACCCATTTACTCTAATGGAATTTTACTATGCTATCATCGATTCATTAGGGGCTATTAGACTTGAGTCAAATCCAAAAGTAAACGATTTAAAGATAAGGGTGCATCATCTACTAAAAGTGCAAAAAGTAAAACTAATAATTTTTGATGAAATAAACAATATACTTACATCTAGAATAAATAACAGCGAAGCAATGGATGCTATTAAGCATCTATCTAATAAGACAGGTATTTCGTTAGTTTTAATGGGGACTCCTGAATCAAAAACGCTTAGAGCTCTAGATGAACAATACAAATCAAGGTACCGTCCGAAAACTTTAACAAGATTTGAAAGCTGTGATGATGAATTCTGCGATTTCTTAAAACGAGTAGAAGAACAAATTAAACCACCAAGTCCGATTGGGTTAGGAGAGAAGAGCACATATTTTCCCCAATTATTATTTGAACAGAGTAAGGGGAAAATCGGTTATTTAATTCCTATAATACAAGAAGCATTTGGACTAATGGGAATATTTGAAGATTCAAAAGAAAAAATAGACCATATTAATTTTACGCCTGATTTATTAAATGAAGCATATGAAATTATACAAGGAGACATGTTTGATGATGCGTTTGAAAAAGCTATTAGCTTTAAGTAA
- a CDS encoding TniQ family protein: MFTIRPKIKNGESLTSYLIRISTINKVDFIDTFKKFYRNEKYVGVLKKRIHLIDVMPNEVIDIKELGRAIGKEYDEINKYTFEPTIKLFSDDPNIQRKYYFFFMMLKLVENTNRKFCPICLHQEKYHKLIWKVKEINFCDLHKIKLETRCMNCNTPVSFLVGSIDKCVSCKKKIYNKKKVENLKIDENEARKYKDWYFLLGEDGNTIELNQNFNNKEQDGCLKLLYLSLARNELYQPKKSIVFTKSERNHFRSSVINGIKKRPFLPYIFKVIRHPKINLALKDFFNLNVPNSFKDSLLTSNRLSYGNCLNSACKGYGTKKDLEKINVYYKKTSKYSNVHYCNNCYQVYGIERKTNEWKNTNNMIKKVDLIRKLIEEGKTKKEIEMEMSISPVLYYRLVGYLSQTSLLSPNYQNIKEDKNLLEKFKKIISEYKTLDMNKLLALSQKLYGWSTKEFYYYFYDREIQRYLIFEAKFDINKKDIELLKKKVNESINYLKEKNIPIKKSNIYKAINSEVHKKNVIVFLIEEGIKEQKLEEIKKMEEIINDYISEKHLSKKFSVSELCDLTKKSQSTIRVYSPDFFNWIKKVVLEENEKYKQFLYNEKLKKINNIRLLYTQNGISYTKKDVANQIGISEGTISYYYRVCGKKWGDFS; encoded by the coding sequence GTGTTTACAATTAGACCAAAAATAAAAAATGGAGAATCACTCACTAGTTATTTAATAAGGATCTCGACTATAAATAAAGTTGATTTTATTGACACATTTAAGAAATTTTACAGGAATGAAAAGTATGTAGGTGTATTGAAAAAACGAATCCATCTTATTGATGTAATGCCAAATGAAGTTATAGATATTAAGGAGTTAGGAAGAGCTATTGGTAAAGAGTACGATGAAATAAACAAATATACATTTGAACCAACTATAAAATTATTTAGTGATGACCCTAACATTCAGAGAAAGTATTATTTCTTTTTTATGATGTTAAAGTTAGTTGAGAACACAAACCGAAAATTCTGCCCTATTTGTTTACATCAGGAGAAATATCATAAGTTAATCTGGAAAGTTAAAGAGATTAATTTTTGTGATTTGCATAAGATAAAACTAGAAACTAGATGTATGAATTGTAATACGCCTGTTTCCTTTCTAGTTGGAAGTATAGATAAATGTGTAAGTTGTAAAAAGAAAATATATAACAAGAAAAAAGTTGAAAATTTAAAAATAGACGAAAATGAAGCAAGGAAATATAAAGATTGGTATTTTTTATTAGGTGAAGACGGCAATACTATTGAGTTAAACCAAAACTTTAATAATAAGGAACAAGATGGATGTTTGAAATTATTATACCTTTCTTTAGCAAGGAATGAATTGTATCAACCTAAAAAATCAATAGTATTCACAAAATCTGAAAGAAATCATTTTAGGTCCAGCGTTATAAATGGAATAAAAAAAAGACCTTTCCTACCTTACATATTTAAAGTGATCAGGCACCCTAAGATTAACTTAGCTCTTAAGGATTTCTTTAATTTAAATGTACCTAATAGTTTTAAAGATTCTTTATTAACATCTAATCGGCTCTCTTATGGGAATTGCTTAAATAGTGCCTGTAAAGGATACGGAACCAAAAAAGACCTAGAAAAAATTAATGTTTATTACAAAAAAACTTCTAAATATAGTAATGTACACTATTGTAATAATTGTTATCAGGTATATGGTATAGAAAGAAAAACAAATGAGTGGAAAAATACAAATAATATGATAAAAAAAGTAGACTTAATAAGGAAATTAATTGAAGAAGGTAAAACAAAAAAAGAAATAGAAATGGAAATGAGTATATCTCCTGTATTATACTATCGCCTGGTTGGTTACCTATCACAAACATCCTTACTGTCTCCTAATTACCAAAATATTAAAGAAGACAAAAACTTGTTGGAAAAATTCAAAAAAATCATCAGTGAATATAAAACATTGGATATGAATAAACTTTTAGCTTTATCTCAAAAGTTATACGGTTGGTCTACCAAAGAATTTTATTATTATTTTTACGATCGAGAAATTCAAAGGTACCTTATTTTTGAAGCGAAATTTGACATTAACAAAAAAGATATTGAGCTTTTAAAGAAAAAGGTTAATGAAAGTATCAATTATTTAAAAGAAAAAAATATTCCAATAAAAAAATCTAATATTTATAAAGCAATAAATTCTGAAGTGCATAAAAAAAACGTAATAGTATTTTTAATTGAGGAGGGCATTAAGGAACAAAAATTAGAGGAAATAAAAAAAATGGAAGAAATAATAAATGATTATATAAGTGAAAAGCATCTCTCTAAAAAATTTTCTGTTAGTGAATTATGTGATTTGACAAAAAAATCTCAAAGTACAATAAGGGTATATTCACCTGACTTTTTTAATTGGATTAAAAAAGTTGTTCTAGAAGAGAATGAAAAATACAAGCAATTTTTATATAATGAAAAACTAAAAAAAATTAATAATATCCGCTTGTTATATACCCAAAATGGCATTAGTTATACAAAAAAAGATGTTGCAAATCAAATAGGAATATCTGAAGGTACAATTAGTTATTATTATCGTGTATGTGGAAAAAAGTGGGGAGATTTTTCTTAG
- a CDS encoding Mu transposase C-terminal domain-containing protein has translation MKITTLKVNTPIIYCGLKYIVYSIEPPKISIVRSERNCSPIEISFYDLIVDPSFEASESLLKKIDKEEEVYFSVLDNLDEKKREKLSKRLKIIKPLLLLEKIKQGDWVSLVDFKENYKYLIGDEKEIESINQEQILSLLEKEFSVSKRSIQRYLSQYKDMDLVKPNEGELGLISKEGEGYKYREDNKIIEICHPKNPELILHTLNTRLKSEYIPIIKEVFEKDFLNLHKKSKKKIIDVITIKCVQNNLEPLKEITLYKMFDRIPKKLTDTFRYGAKVSEQYLDVNRGYANEEALYPFHIVEIDHTKLDLDILDNIGNVVGRPWVTLGIDLYTRMVWCMHISFEPPSANKVRKAVEQGVLIKNSRGRYGTLKEWESFGIPKNIVLDNGVEFDNAETKRIINEVLKSNVRYRPIATPRYGGTIERLFKTLNSKLIHQLKGTRKSNINDLGEYDAEKEAMLTLDDINEILTRFITDIYHYEEHKGLPLESNTPMVRYYEGLKLSGFPDFIEEQNIEEFKIDLLPKALKPYTRDGVRLGNVLYRDSSLSYLINKREVKYIVKYDIDDISYIYLKLPDSAQYIKIYASNPDSEVLKGINKFSYKLMRNILKEEGRQKRLQIISEQEIIFAKTMLEKDIQQKYKKGRKSRQIAARMNLEVDINVSLQSKDQNTPSYQEILEKARSVYKKNEV, from the coding sequence ATGAAAATTACTACTTTAAAAGTTAATACGCCAATCATTTATTGCGGTTTAAAGTATATAGTTTACTCTATAGAACCACCAAAAATTAGCATTGTTAGATCTGAAAGAAATTGTAGTCCTATTGAAATTAGTTTTTATGATTTAATTGTTGACCCCTCTTTTGAAGCTAGTGAAAGTTTACTTAAGAAAATTGATAAAGAAGAAGAAGTATATTTTTCAGTACTCGATAATTTAGATGAGAAAAAAAGAGAAAAACTTTCTAAACGACTAAAAATAATTAAACCCTTATTGCTACTAGAAAAAATAAAGCAAGGTGATTGGGTTTCACTTGTAGATTTTAAAGAAAATTACAAATATTTAATTGGAGACGAAAAAGAAATAGAAAGTATAAATCAAGAACAAATTTTATCTTTATTAGAGAAAGAATTTAGTGTATCTAAGAGAAGCATACAAAGATATCTGTCCCAATATAAAGATATGGACTTAGTTAAACCTAATGAAGGTGAGTTAGGGTTAATATCTAAAGAAGGCGAGGGGTACAAGTATCGGGAGGATAATAAAATTATAGAAATATGTCATCCTAAAAATCCGGAACTTATACTACATACACTAAATACTAGATTAAAGAGTGAATATATTCCTATTATAAAGGAAGTGTTTGAAAAGGATTTTCTAAATCTTCATAAAAAGAGCAAAAAAAAGATTATAGATGTGATCACTATAAAGTGTGTACAAAATAATCTTGAACCACTAAAAGAGATTACACTCTATAAGATGTTCGATAGAATACCAAAGAAATTAACTGACACATTTAGATATGGTGCGAAAGTTAGTGAACAATATCTAGATGTTAATAGAGGGTATGCAAATGAAGAAGCATTATATCCATTTCATATAGTAGAGATAGACCATACAAAATTAGATTTGGACATATTAGATAATATTGGAAACGTAGTTGGAAGACCGTGGGTAACATTAGGTATTGATTTATATACAAGAATGGTTTGGTGCATGCACATATCATTTGAACCACCATCTGCTAATAAAGTAAGGAAAGCTGTAGAACAGGGAGTTTTAATTAAAAATAGTAGGGGGAGATACGGAACTTTAAAAGAGTGGGAATCTTTTGGAATACCCAAAAACATTGTGTTGGATAATGGTGTTGAATTTGATAATGCAGAAACTAAACGAATAATAAATGAAGTTCTTAAGTCGAATGTTAGATATCGTCCTATAGCTACTCCAAGATATGGAGGAACTATTGAAAGGTTATTCAAAACCTTAAATTCTAAACTAATTCACCAGTTAAAGGGGACTAGGAAAAGCAATATTAATGATTTAGGGGAATACGATGCAGAAAAAGAAGCTATGCTTACATTGGATGATATTAATGAAATATTAACAAGGTTTATAACAGATATTTACCATTATGAGGAACATAAAGGTTTACCTTTAGAGTCAAATACACCTATGGTTAGATATTATGAGGGCCTAAAATTAAGTGGGTTTCCAGATTTTATAGAAGAACAAAATATTGAAGAATTTAAAATAGATTTATTACCAAAAGCTTTAAAACCATATACTAGAGATGGTGTAAGGTTAGGCAATGTATTGTACAGAGATAGTTCATTATCTTATTTAATAAATAAAAGAGAGGTGAAGTACATAGTAAAATATGATATTGATGATATTTCTTATATTTACTTGAAACTTCCTGACTCTGCTCAATACATAAAAATATATGCATCTAATCCTGATTCAGAAGTATTAAAAGGGATTAATAAATTTTCATATAAATTAATGAGAAATATATTGAAGGAAGAGGGAAGGCAAAAGCGCCTACAAATTATCTCAGAACAAGAAATAATATTTGCAAAAACAATGTTAGAAAAGGATATTCAACAAAAGTACAAGAAAGGAAGAAAATCTCGACAAATTGCAGCAAGAATGAATTTAGAAGTAGATATTAACGTTTCCCTTCAAAGTAAGGATCAGAATACTCCTTCTTATCAAGAAATACTTGAAAAAGCTAGAAGTGTTTATAAGAAAAATGAAGTGTGA
- a CDS encoding TniQ family protein, whose protein sequence is MRLCDQNKVHIMDLLKSNNKFYKVYNLSSTHQLDTNPKRVFDIKKISLITGVLERDLLNCSLNSILNVMCDRVLLEEITHSKGSFLNGVYNIKFRYFCPNCLADNLYYKLEWQLKDITICIRHNVLLTSTCSKCGQQQPYTHTNLASGHCFNCDNTLCSKLSTELIYDDSLIRKNVWLSQQYKNFSAIFSSETKSSDISNIYKDILIKFIYLCSNKVDIFKSEDIKFISRDYKYKLLNSLKVTKLESVDISISILFKVLWECKITVENFVSLEIPSSFSKSLLDYLQNLTVCLTPWCQHNNSNKMLFKINNVKSKTHFNLHICICCSVKFGNKRVDKVWEEYGDIIEVGYALIRPLVNAGFSIVDISRKTSISRYKVDKMVSYLTRFNLFNEVINNEFTPNFIDSFDYSYIMKVASTNENETIKKCKKYYKITKRETYYFFYNPIIQKLIYTN, encoded by the coding sequence ATGAGATTGTGCGACCAAAATAAAGTACATATCATGGATTTATTAAAAAGTAACAATAAATTTTATAAGGTTTACAATTTAAGTAGTACTCATCAACTTGATACTAATCCTAAAAGAGTATTTGATATAAAAAAGATTTCTTTAATTACAGGGGTATTAGAAAGAGACCTTTTAAATTGTTCTTTAAATTCAATATTAAACGTAATGTGTGATAGGGTTCTATTAGAGGAAATCACTCATAGTAAAGGATCTTTTTTAAATGGTGTTTACAATATAAAGTTCAGGTATTTCTGTCCAAATTGTTTAGCAGATAACCTTTACTACAAATTGGAGTGGCAATTAAAAGATATCACTATTTGCATTAGGCACAATGTCCTACTAACTTCAACTTGTAGTAAATGCGGGCAGCAACAACCTTATACTCATACCAATTTAGCATCTGGTCATTGTTTTAATTGTGATAATACTCTTTGTTCTAAATTAAGTACTGAATTAATTTATGATGATTCACTAATTAGAAAAAATGTTTGGCTTAGCCAACAATATAAGAATTTCTCAGCCATATTTTCTTCAGAAACCAAATCAAGTGATATTTCAAATATATACAAAGATATTTTAATTAAATTCATTTACCTCTGTAGTAATAAAGTGGATATATTTAAATCAGAAGATATAAAATTCATTTCTAGAGATTATAAATACAAATTACTTAATTCTTTAAAGGTAACAAAACTAGAATCAGTAGATATTTCTATTTCTATTCTGTTCAAGGTTTTATGGGAATGTAAAATTACTGTGGAGAATTTCGTTTCATTAGAAATCCCATCTAGTTTTTCAAAATCACTGTTAGATTATTTGCAAAACCTCACTGTCTGTTTGACACCTTGGTGCCAGCATAACAATAGCAATAAAATGTTATTTAAAATAAATAATGTTAAATCCAAAACACATTTTAATCTACATATATGCATATGTTGCAGTGTGAAATTTGGAAACAAGAGAGTTGATAAGGTCTGGGAGGAGTATGGGGATATAATTGAAGTAGGATATGCCTTAATCAGACCCCTAGTAAATGCTGGGTTCTCAATAGTTGATATTTCTCGAAAAACAAGTATTAGTCGCTATAAGGTTGATAAAATGGTTTCATATTTAACAAGGTTTAATTTATTTAATGAGGTAATAAATAACGAGTTTACACCTAACTTTATTGATTCCTTTGACTACTCATATATTATGAAAGTTGCAAGTACAAATGAAAATGAAACAATTAAAAAATGTAAAAAGTATTATAAAATTACTAAGAGAGAAACTTACTATTTTTTTTATAATCCAATTATTCAAAAGTTAATTTACACAAATTAA